In Micromonospora sp. NBC_01813, the following are encoded in one genomic region:
- a CDS encoding MarP family serine protease, protein MSVVDVVLVLLMLVFAISGYRQGFVIGVLSFAGFLGGALIGLQIGPLLAQQFVDNVMRVVVSLVAVFGLAVLGQALAGWAGSRLRHAITSPAGRRADDLGGAAVSLLAVLLVAWLVAVPLGSSAMPGLAGAVRNSALLNGVDRVMPPQAQALSNALRDTVDTRGFPNVFGGLTPTRVREVPAPDPALAGSAVVANAERSVVKVLGSAPRCSRRIEGSGFVYAQDRVMTNAHVVAGTQTVAVEVQGERHNGRVVVYDPDLDLAVIYVPNLPAPVMPFADRPGPTGSDAIVLGFPLDGPYNAQSARVRDVGPIEGPNIYNEGAVYRDVYTIRALVRSGNSGGPLVAANGLVLGVIFAAAADDPNTGYAVTAEEAAVAAASGVQSTRQTATGECA, encoded by the coding sequence GTGTCCGTCGTCGACGTCGTGCTCGTGTTGCTCATGCTGGTGTTCGCGATCAGCGGTTACCGCCAGGGATTCGTCATCGGGGTGCTCTCCTTCGCGGGGTTCCTCGGCGGAGCTCTGATCGGACTTCAGATCGGCCCGCTGCTCGCGCAGCAGTTCGTCGACAACGTGATGCGCGTGGTGGTGTCGCTGGTCGCGGTCTTCGGGTTGGCCGTACTCGGCCAGGCGCTCGCCGGCTGGGCCGGCTCCCGGCTGCGGCACGCGATCACCAGCCCCGCCGGACGCCGCGCCGACGACCTCGGCGGTGCGGCGGTGTCCCTGCTGGCGGTGCTGCTGGTCGCCTGGCTGGTCGCGGTGCCACTGGGTTCCTCGGCGATGCCGGGGCTGGCCGGTGCGGTCCGCAACAGTGCACTGCTCAACGGCGTCGATCGGGTGATGCCGCCGCAGGCACAGGCGTTGTCCAACGCGCTACGTGACACGGTCGACACCCGGGGTTTCCCGAACGTGTTCGGCGGGCTCACCCCGACCCGGGTCCGGGAAGTGCCGGCCCCCGACCCCGCACTGGCCGGGTCGGCGGTGGTGGCGAACGCGGAACGCTCGGTGGTCAAGGTGCTCGGATCCGCGCCGCGCTGTTCCCGGCGCATCGAGGGCTCCGGCTTCGTGTACGCGCAGGACCGGGTGATGACCAACGCGCACGTGGTGGCCGGCACCCAGACGGTGGCTGTCGAGGTGCAGGGCGAGCGGCACAATGGACGGGTCGTCGTCTACGACCCGGACCTCGACCTGGCGGTCATCTACGTCCCGAACCTGCCGGCACCGGTGATGCCGTTCGCCGACCGACCGGGACCGACCGGCTCGGACGCGATCGTGCTCGGCTTCCCGCTGGACGGCCCCTACAACGCCCAGTCCGCCCGGGTGCGCGACGTCGGACCGATCGAGGGCCCGAACATCTACAACGAAGGCGCCGTCTACCGGGACGTCTACACGATCCGCGCGCTGGTCCGTTCGGGTAACTCCGGCGGGCCGCTGGTCGCCGCGAACGGGCTCGTCCTCGGGGTGATCTTCGCGGCGGCGGCCGACGATCCGAACACCGGCTACGCGGTCACCGCGGAGGAGGCAGCCGTGGCGGCGGCTTCGGGAGTGCAGAGCACTCGTCAGACGGCCACCGGGGAGTGCGCCTGA
- a CDS encoding NUDIX hydrolase, giving the protein MTGDPSPQRLPSWWEPLLTRVRSARTADFSRVPTPTRGGRLSAVLVLLGEDRPGEPDVLLLQRAATLRTHAGQPAFPGGAADPQDRDASATALREAAEEVGLDPDSVTVLAQLPRLWIPVSGFVVTPVLAWWHRPHPVHPGEPAEVAHVTRIPVDELVDPDNRLQVRHPSGWVGPAFQLRGMLVWGFTAGVLSALLDMAGWAGPWPTERVIELPPTPPTGSDPVAAGLPDTLGDRPHGESPTVDGRAGRSG; this is encoded by the coding sequence GTGACCGGGGATCCGTCGCCGCAGCGACTGCCGTCGTGGTGGGAGCCCCTGCTGACCCGGGTCCGGTCCGCCCGTACCGCGGATTTCAGCCGGGTGCCGACGCCCACCCGTGGCGGCCGACTCAGCGCCGTGCTGGTGCTGCTCGGTGAGGACCGGCCGGGTGAGCCGGACGTGCTGCTGCTGCAGCGGGCCGCCACGCTGCGTACCCATGCCGGCCAGCCCGCGTTCCCCGGCGGCGCGGCCGATCCGCAGGACCGGGATGCCTCGGCGACCGCCCTGCGGGAAGCGGCCGAGGAGGTCGGGCTCGACCCGGACAGCGTCACCGTGCTGGCCCAGCTGCCCCGGCTGTGGATTCCGGTGAGCGGCTTCGTCGTCACACCGGTGCTGGCGTGGTGGCACCGACCGCATCCCGTACATCCCGGCGAACCAGCCGAAGTGGCGCATGTCACCCGGATCCCGGTCGACGAGCTGGTCGATCCGGACAACCGGCTCCAGGTACGTCACCCCAGCGGTTGGGTCGGACCGGCGTTCCAGCTACGCGGCATGCTGGTCTGGGGCTTCACCGCCGGAGTCCTGTCGGCCCTGCTCGACATGGCCGGCTGGGCCGGCCCATGGCCGACCGAGCGGGTCATCGAGTTGCCGCCGACCCCGCCTACCGGGAGCGACCCGGTGGCGGCGGGGCTTCCCGACACGCTCGGTGATCGGCCGCATGGTGAATCGCCAACAGTGGACGGCCGGGCTGGCCGATCCGGCTGA
- a CDS encoding TlpA family protein disulfide reductase: MTSGGTPGGRARPWASWRRALAALVVPLLLAVSGCAGGRSDAAGGTPPVPFADCAGLTTPPAGPADIPPAVEPTTRLPEVALPCFADGPVVDVAAIRGPAVINFWGSWCEPCRAELPALQRLADRTEGQLHLIGVNTWDDRGRALAVAEDLELTFASLVDRDRELLLAVERIGLPLTLFVDDRGEIRRVYEGAVDDVTLAELVEREFGLTVTPVTPVTSP, from the coding sequence ATGACCAGCGGCGGTACGCCCGGCGGCCGGGCCCGGCCCTGGGCGTCGTGGCGCCGAGCGCTCGCGGCGCTGGTGGTACCGCTGCTGCTGGCGGTGTCCGGCTGCGCTGGCGGCCGCAGCGACGCTGCCGGCGGAACGCCGCCGGTTCCGTTCGCGGACTGCGCCGGGTTGACCACGCCCCCGGCCGGACCGGCGGACATCCCACCGGCAGTCGAGCCCACCACCCGGCTGCCCGAGGTGGCCCTGCCCTGCTTCGCCGACGGCCCGGTGGTCGACGTCGCCGCGATCCGTGGTCCCGCCGTCATCAACTTCTGGGGCTCGTGGTGCGAGCCCTGCCGGGCCGAACTACCGGCCCTGCAACGCCTCGCCGACCGGACCGAGGGACAGTTGCACCTGATCGGCGTCAACACCTGGGACGACCGTGGCCGGGCACTCGCCGTCGCCGAGGATCTGGAGTTGACCTTCGCGAGCCTGGTGGACCGGGACCGCGAGCTGCTGCTGGCGGTGGAGCGGATCGGGCTGCCGCTGACCTTGTTCGTGGACGACCGTGGCGAGATCCGTCGGGTGTACGAGGGCGCCGTCGACGACGTCACGTTGGCCGAGCTGGTCGAGCGGGAGTTCGGCCTGACCGTGACGCCGGTGACACCGGTGACGTCGCCGTGA
- the nth gene encoding endonuclease III, with amino-acid sequence MTGVTISAPRPTRIRADRPETELGRKRRARRMAKQLARIHPDAHCELDHDGPLQLAVATILSAQCTDKRVNEVTPRLFARYPTAADYAAADRAQLEELIRPTGFFRNKTGSLIRLGQALTEQHGGAVPGSLTQLVALPGIGRKTANVILGNAFDVPGITVDTHFQRLVRRWRWTDESDPVKIEHAVGALIERRDWTMLSHRVIFHGRRVCHARKPACGACTLAPLCPAYGTGPTEPAVAVKLLKGPRSGELAELAGIPADLVPAAAVLADTP; translated from the coding sequence CTGACCGGCGTGACCATCTCGGCCCCACGACCCACGAGAATCCGGGCTGACCGTCCGGAGACCGAGCTGGGCCGCAAGCGTCGGGCCCGGCGGATGGCCAAGCAACTGGCGCGGATCCACCCGGACGCGCACTGCGAACTCGACCACGACGGTCCGTTGCAGTTGGCGGTGGCGACGATTCTCTCCGCCCAGTGCACCGACAAGCGGGTCAACGAGGTCACACCGCGGCTGTTCGCCCGCTACCCGACCGCCGCCGACTACGCCGCCGCCGACCGCGCCCAGTTGGAGGAGCTGATCCGGCCGACCGGGTTCTTCCGGAACAAGACCGGCTCACTGATCCGGCTCGGTCAGGCGTTGACCGAACAGCACGGCGGGGCCGTGCCGGGCAGCCTGACCCAGCTGGTCGCCCTGCCGGGAATCGGCCGCAAGACCGCGAACGTCATCCTCGGCAACGCCTTCGACGTGCCCGGAATCACCGTCGACACCCACTTCCAACGGCTCGTCCGGCGCTGGCGGTGGACCGACGAATCCGACCCGGTCAAGATCGAACACGCGGTCGGCGCGCTGATCGAACGCCGCGACTGGACGATGCTCTCCCACCGGGTGATCTTCCACGGCCGGCGGGTCTGCCACGCCCGCAAGCCGGCCTGCGGTGCCTGCACCCTTGCCCCGCTCTGTCCGGCGTACGGCACCGGCCCGACCGAGCCGGCCGTGGCGGTCAAGCTGCTCAAGGGCCCTCGGTCGGGGGAACTCGCCGAGCTGGCCGGGATACCCGCCGACCTGGTGCCGGCGGCCGCCGTCTTGGCCGACACCCCATGA
- a CDS encoding CapA family protein — protein sequence MVSIVALTAVLLGAVLVGLVTLGGILRPEPDPQWQPAAAPAGASPSVSPAPQPPQEITMSATGDIVLGNAPDRLPPNGGAGFFDSVTETLAADLVMGNLEEPLTVDTGTGKCGADSTQCHQFRAPPEYAAHLRDAGFMLLNQANNHGYDFGEAGYRNTQQALEEHGLAHTGARDQITVLDVEGVTVAVAGFSAYSPPNNSLIDLDAAAEVVRRAGEQADLVVVQVHMGGEGSDLTRVTPGTELFLGENRGDPMAFSRAMIDAGADLIVGHGPHVLRGMEFYQGRLIAYSLGNFAGGGGTLSSNGRLGWGGVLKVSLTRDGEWIGGEFLSTYMNGNGLPTPDEEGRGLGLVRELSELDFPQTSPVFGDDGSISPPSN from the coding sequence ATCGTGTCGATCGTCGCGTTGACCGCGGTCCTGCTCGGAGCGGTCCTGGTCGGCCTCGTCACCCTCGGCGGGATCCTCCGCCCCGAGCCGGACCCGCAGTGGCAGCCCGCTGCGGCACCGGCCGGGGCGTCACCCAGCGTGAGTCCCGCCCCGCAACCGCCGCAGGAGATCACGATGTCCGCCACCGGCGACATCGTGCTCGGTAACGCGCCCGACCGGTTGCCGCCCAACGGCGGTGCGGGCTTCTTCGACTCGGTCACCGAGACGCTCGCCGCGGACCTGGTGATGGGCAACCTGGAGGAGCCGCTGACGGTGGACACCGGGACCGGCAAGTGCGGTGCCGACTCCACCCAGTGCCACCAGTTCCGTGCCCCGCCGGAGTACGCGGCACATCTGCGCGACGCCGGATTCATGCTGCTCAACCAGGCCAACAACCACGGGTACGACTTCGGCGAGGCCGGCTACCGCAACACCCAGCAGGCGCTGGAGGAGCACGGCCTGGCGCACACCGGCGCCCGGGACCAGATCACCGTGCTGGACGTCGAAGGGGTCACCGTCGCGGTGGCCGGCTTCTCCGCGTACTCCCCGCCGAACAACAGCCTGATCGACCTGGACGCGGCGGCGGAGGTGGTCCGCCGCGCCGGCGAGCAGGCCGACCTGGTCGTCGTCCAGGTGCACATGGGGGGCGAAGGATCCGACCTGACCCGGGTCACCCCGGGCACCGAGCTGTTCCTCGGCGAGAACCGTGGCGACCCGATGGCCTTCTCCCGCGCCATGATCGACGCTGGGGCGGACCTGATCGTCGGCCACGGCCCGCACGTGCTGCGCGGCATGGAGTTCTACCAGGGCCGGCTGATCGCGTACAGCCTGGGCAACTTCGCCGGTGGTGGCGGCACGCTGAGCAGCAACGGCCGGCTCGGGTGGGGTGGCGTACTGAAGGTGTCGCTCACCCGCGACGGCGAGTGGATCGGCGGCGAGTTCCTCTCGACCTACATGAACGGCAACGGCCTGCCCACCCCGGACGAGGAAGGCCGTGGCCTGGGCCTGGTCCGGGAGCTGAGCGAGTTGGACTTCCCGCAGACCAGCCCGGTGTTCGGCGACGACGGGAGCATCTCCCCGCCGTCGAACTGA
- a CDS encoding adenosylcobinamide amidohydrolase: MPDVARPWFATRTEDGSALPYACWALSEPALAISSAPLGGGIGLRWWVINATVPMSYRRDDPDTHLAGLAEQADLRGPGVGLLTGVDVRRMLARDEAGVRVWATVGLGTPILAAADPQPGPPAGRVGTINIVAALPVRLCDAALVNAVATITEAKAQALVELGLRATGTATDAVVVLCPPDGPEQRYGGPRSTWGARLARVVHRGVLDGAPGGSTGHAGKPTGRWSSPAADGR; encoded by the coding sequence GTGCCCGATGTCGCCCGTCCGTGGTTCGCCACCCGCACCGAGGACGGGTCCGCGCTGCCGTACGCCTGTTGGGCGCTGAGCGAACCGGCGCTGGCGATCAGTTCCGCACCGCTGGGCGGCGGAATCGGGCTGCGATGGTGGGTGATCAACGCGACAGTGCCGATGTCGTACCGCCGCGACGACCCCGACACCCACCTCGCCGGGCTGGCCGAGCAGGCCGACCTGCGTGGACCCGGCGTCGGGCTGCTGACGGGGGTGGACGTACGGCGGATGCTGGCCCGCGACGAGGCCGGGGTCCGCGTCTGGGCGACCGTCGGTCTGGGCACGCCCATCCTGGCCGCCGCCGACCCGCAACCCGGCCCGCCGGCCGGCCGGGTCGGCACGATCAACATCGTGGCGGCGCTGCCGGTCCGGTTGTGCGACGCCGCGCTGGTCAACGCCGTCGCCACCATCACCGAGGCGAAGGCGCAGGCGTTGGTCGAACTCGGCCTGCGGGCCACCGGTACGGCAACCGACGCGGTCGTGGTGCTCTGCCCGCCGGACGGCCCCGAGCAGCGGTACGGCGGACCCCGCTCCACCTGGGGTGCCCGGCTGGCTCGGGTGGTGCACCGCGGCGTCCTCGACGGTGCGCCCGGTGGGTCGACCGGACACGCCGGCAAACCAACCGGACGGTGGTCGTCGCCGGCGGCCGACGGCCGGTAG
- a CDS encoding Crp/Fnr family transcriptional regulator, with amino-acid sequence MDEVLARSGIFQGVDPEAAEALAKEMETIEARKGEIVFNEGEPGDSLYIVLTGKIKVGRRAADGRQNLIAVMGPSDMVGELSLFDPGPRTATATAVTDTRLARLRKQALRPWLNNRPEIAEQLLRVLARRLRRTNDALADLIFTDVPGRVAKNLLQMAGRFGTRDGGVLRVTHDLTQEEIAQLVGASRETVNKALADFASRGWLRLDGKSIIILDPERLARRARV; translated from the coding sequence ATGGACGAGGTGCTGGCTCGTAGCGGGATCTTCCAGGGCGTGGACCCGGAAGCCGCCGAGGCGCTCGCTAAGGAGATGGAGACGATCGAGGCCCGCAAGGGCGAGATCGTGTTCAACGAGGGCGAGCCTGGCGACAGCCTGTACATCGTCCTGACCGGCAAGATCAAGGTCGGTCGACGGGCCGCCGACGGCCGGCAGAACCTGATCGCGGTGATGGGCCCGTCGGACATGGTCGGCGAGCTCTCCCTGTTCGACCCGGGGCCGCGCACCGCGACCGCGACCGCGGTGACCGACACCCGGCTGGCCCGGCTGCGTAAGCAGGCCCTGCGTCCGTGGCTGAACAACCGGCCCGAGATCGCCGAGCAACTGCTCCGGGTGCTGGCCAGGAGGCTGCGCCGGACCAACGACGCTCTCGCCGACCTGATCTTCACCGATGTGCCCGGTCGGGTCGCCAAGAACCTGCTGCAGATGGCGGGCCGGTTCGGTACCCGTGACGGTGGCGTGCTGCGGGTGACCCACGACCTGACCCAGGAGGAGATCGCCCAGTTGGTGGGGGCCTCCCGGGAGACGGTCAACAAGGCGCTGGCCGACTTCGCGTCCCGTGGTTGGCTCCGCCTCGATGGCAAGAGCATCATCATCCTGGACCCGGAGCGGCTGGCCCGGCGCGCCCGCGTCTGA
- a CDS encoding transporter substrate-binding domain-containing protein, with protein sequence MAVVATLALAGLTACDDESEPPQRTVKGLRDASTISQREKLRIGINDDFPLMSYLEGNVRKGFDVEIARYIASSLGFQGDLSIQWVPVRTEDRIAKLRSGEVDIVVASFSITPDREQLVGFAGPYLITSPEALVATEYADEIKSLPDLRKEEHVVCVAGGSTTEQLLIERGIPRVEADSPTDCRDGILRGDYHAMVSDKTILAGFRSQNPDQLTLVDMPFGVEEALGIGVPPEDENLRDLVSYFLNKSYLQGQQGETTVWQTAYTNTLGPWLGSAEQPPPLQAPDLVDHDDKVQR encoded by the coding sequence GTGGCGGTCGTCGCGACCCTCGCCCTGGCCGGGCTGACGGCCTGCGACGACGAGAGCGAGCCGCCGCAACGCACCGTGAAAGGACTGCGGGACGCCTCGACCATCAGTCAGCGGGAGAAGTTGCGCATCGGCATCAACGACGACTTTCCGCTCATGTCCTATCTGGAAGGTAATGTCCGGAAAGGATTTGATGTCGAGATCGCTCGCTACATCGCCAGCTCGCTCGGCTTCCAGGGCGATCTGAGCATCCAGTGGGTGCCGGTGCGGACCGAGGACCGGATCGCCAAACTGCGCAGCGGAGAGGTCGACATCGTCGTGGCCAGCTTCTCCATCACCCCGGACCGCGAGCAGCTCGTCGGCTTCGCCGGACCCTATCTGATCACTTCCCCGGAGGCGCTCGTCGCGACGGAGTACGCCGACGAGATCAAGTCCCTGCCGGACCTGCGCAAGGAGGAGCACGTCGTCTGCGTCGCGGGCGGGTCCACCACCGAGCAGCTCCTGATCGAGCGCGGGATTCCCCGGGTGGAGGCGGACAGCCCGACCGACTGCCGGGACGGCATCCTGCGCGGGGACTACCACGCCATGGTCTCCGACAAGACGATTCTCGCCGGCTTCCGTTCGCAGAATCCCGATCAGCTCACCCTCGTGGACATGCCCTTCGGCGTCGAGGAGGCGCTTGGCATCGGCGTGCCACCGGAGGACGAGAATCTTCGTGACCTGGTCAGCTACTTTCTGAACAAGAGCTATCTGCAGGGGCAGCAGGGCGAGACGACCGTGTGGCAGACGGCGTACACCAACACGCTCGGCCCCTGGCTGGGCTCGGCCGAGCAGCCCCCGCCGCTGCAGGCACCCGACCTCGTGGATCACGACGACAAAGTCCAGCGTTGA
- a CDS encoding DUF305 domain-containing protein, with product MPFVRNDGRARFAAVVSAAAMSAGLVGGCGGAGEAVPPTASAPAESVAVHTPNGTDVAFARDMIPHHRQAMEMADLAVDRAGSAEVRTLADQIRQAQDSEITQMAGWLTEWGQPLPSPGQHTGQDEHHGMPGMMTGAEMAALAGAAGADFDRLFLDMMIRHHEGAVRMAGILRSDGVHPAVRQLAESIAASQQSEITEMRGLLEQL from the coding sequence ATGCCATTCGTCCGCAACGATGGACGGGCTCGCTTCGCGGCGGTCGTGTCGGCGGCGGCCATGTCGGCCGGGCTGGTCGGGGGCTGCGGCGGTGCTGGTGAGGCGGTGCCGCCCACGGCGAGCGCACCGGCCGAATCCGTGGCCGTGCACACGCCGAACGGCACGGACGTCGCATTCGCCCGGGACATGATTCCGCACCATCGGCAGGCGATGGAGATGGCCGATCTCGCCGTCGATCGAGCCGGTAGCGCCGAGGTCCGTACCCTGGCCGACCAGATCCGGCAGGCACAGGATTCCGAGATCACCCAGATGGCCGGCTGGCTGACCGAGTGGGGCCAGCCCCTGCCGAGTCCTGGTCAGCACACCGGGCAGGACGAGCACCACGGGATGCCCGGCATGATGACCGGCGCCGAGATGGCGGCCCTGGCCGGCGCGGCGGGGGCCGACTTCGACCGGCTCTTCCTCGACATGATGATCCGGCACCACGAGGGTGCGGTGCGGATGGCCGGGATCCTGCGCAGCGACGGCGTCCACCCTGCGGTCCGTCAGCTGGCCGAGTCGATCGCCGCCAGCCAGCAGAGCGAGATCACCGAGATGCGGGGGCTGTTGGAGCAGCTCTGA
- a CDS encoding protein kinase domain-containing protein, giving the protein MNDRTQSALPFPAVPGLSDLSVFARGGFATVYRAVQESVGREVAVKVENRALDNERDQRRFMREARAAGRMSSHPHVVDLFDVGVTTDTHPYLIMEMCDGSYADRMKTSPLDEFEARDVGVKIADALADAHHLGVLHRDVKPANILYSRFNEPALADFGLAVLVEARDASVTLEVLTPAYAPPESFQHRPPSPAADVYALCATLYAIMRGKPPRWDDERNPSLVMLLELFDQPLPDLPGVNPALTEVLRQGMANDPAARPTALALRDTLAAVPLGPHWSPAAPHRPPFSIAPVSGGPSAGSGGQAAPAPSGQPRAVPVPAQGGAPGPGQGGQPGGVAPHPAGGQAAWSVPVPPAPGYQSGPYQGWPSADDRTTRTSPPAAAGNPRLRMLASGLGVLVLLAMTSLGTWVVAKGSGGGTFGQPTAVPSGQFTPPATSASPGSPAAAGGVLPNCQLTVRPELRCPTDSECFDAQATGEPPALSATACTGRHTWETFVVGELPARLLGTDHAQIKADPDIRAACSENVFRMVTLRMDVRGWQFEVLPPDALALADGDRTFRCLAGKGPGALIGPTLVNR; this is encoded by the coding sequence GTGAACGACAGGACGCAGAGCGCACTGCCGTTTCCCGCAGTGCCTGGACTGTCAGATTTGTCAGTGTTTGCCAGGGGTGGCTTCGCCACGGTCTATCGGGCGGTGCAGGAGTCGGTCGGCCGCGAGGTCGCCGTCAAGGTGGAGAACCGGGCCCTGGACAACGAGCGTGACCAGCGGCGCTTCATGCGCGAGGCGCGCGCCGCCGGACGCATGTCGTCTCATCCGCATGTGGTCGACCTGTTCGACGTCGGCGTCACCACGGACACGCATCCATACCTGATCATGGAGATGTGCGACGGCTCGTACGCCGACCGGATGAAGACCTCGCCGTTGGACGAGTTCGAGGCACGCGATGTCGGGGTGAAGATCGCCGACGCGCTCGCCGACGCGCATCACCTCGGCGTCCTGCACCGCGACGTCAAGCCGGCCAACATCCTCTATTCGCGGTTCAACGAGCCGGCGTTGGCCGATTTCGGGCTGGCCGTCCTGGTCGAGGCGCGCGACGCCTCGGTCACCCTGGAGGTGCTCACCCCGGCCTACGCGCCGCCCGAGTCGTTCCAGCACCGTCCGCCGTCACCCGCCGCCGACGTGTACGCGCTCTGCGCCACCCTCTACGCCATCATGCGCGGCAAGCCACCCCGCTGGGACGACGAACGCAATCCCAGTCTGGTGATGTTGCTGGAGTTGTTCGACCAGCCACTGCCGGATCTGCCCGGGGTCAACCCGGCGCTGACCGAGGTGCTGCGCCAGGGGATGGCGAACGACCCGGCGGCCCGGCCGACCGCACTCGCGTTGCGCGACACCCTGGCCGCCGTGCCACTGGGCCCGCACTGGAGCCCCGCCGCACCGCACCGGCCGCCGTTCTCGATCGCTCCGGTCTCCGGCGGTCCGTCCGCCGGCTCCGGTGGCCAGGCCGCCCCGGCCCCGTCCGGGCAGCCGCGCGCGGTGCCCGTACCGGCCCAGGGCGGTGCGCCCGGGCCAGGCCAGGGCGGGCAGCCGGGCGGTGTCGCGCCGCATCCAGCGGGTGGGCAGGCGGCCTGGAGCGTTCCGGTGCCACCTGCGCCGGGCTACCAGAGCGGGCCGTACCAGGGATGGCCCTCGGCCGACGACCGGACGACCCGGACCAGCCCGCCCGCCGCTGCCGGAAATCCTCGGCTGCGGATGCTGGCCAGTGGGCTCGGCGTGCTGGTGCTGCTGGCGATGACGAGTCTGGGCACCTGGGTCGTGGCCAAGGGCTCCGGAGGCGGCACGTTCGGCCAGCCGACAGCGGTGCCGTCGGGTCAGTTCACGCCGCCGGCGACGTCCGCCAGCCCCGGCAGCCCTGCCGCCGCCGGGGGCGTGCTGCCGAACTGCCAGCTGACGGTCCGTCCAGAGCTGCGCTGTCCGACCGACAGCGAGTGCTTCGACGCGCAGGCGACCGGCGAGCCGCCGGCCCTGTCCGCGACCGCGTGCACCGGCCGGCACACCTGGGAGACATTCGTCGTCGGTGAACTCCCGGCGCGACTACTCGGCACCGACCACGCCCAGATCAAGGCCGACCCGGACATCCGGGCGGCGTGCAGCGAGAACGTCTTCCGAATGGTCACCCTGCGGATGGATGTCCGCGGCTGGCAGTTCGAGGTGCTGCCACCGGATGCCCTGGCGCTGGCCGACGGTGATCGCACCTTCCGTTGTCTGGCCGGCAAGGGCCCGGGCGCGCTGATCGGTCCGACGCTGGTCAATCGCTGA